From the Conger conger chromosome 14, fConCon1.1, whole genome shotgun sequence genome, one window contains:
- the LOC133109584 gene encoding protein SPMIP1, with translation MRNLLTTQNQNCYREMIEKEAYTRMAWKTKYGDDYPISFPVRSPKKVPEAPKPPTPKTVLPPVVKPPEKKKKEVVVEEPAEQTVKAAPLMRPVSPHTKDALYRGFSKEGKGRHMYLRTRAQKGPEEKFDFPLLSSWEYGWRLGDYDRDYRSPANGRSGIVRGTFYARNGIFHIPSPTDHLG, from the exons ATGAGGAACCTGCTGACCACCCAGAACCAGAACTGCTACCGGGAGATGATCGAGAAGGAAGCCTACACCCGCATGGCGTGGAAAACTAAATACGGCGACGATTACCCCATCAGCTTCCCCGTCAGAAGTCCAAAAAAAGTACCGGAGGCGCCTAAGCCTCCCACCCCGAAGACCGTCCTGCCCCCGGTGGTGAAGCCCccggagaagaagaagaaggaggtggtggtggaggaaccGGCGGAGCAGACCGTCAAAGCAGCGCCCCTGATGAGACCCGTCTCGCCCCACACCAAGGACGCGCTGTACCGGGGCTTCTCCAAGGAGGGGAAGGGCCGTCACATGTACCTGCGGACGCGCGCGCAGAAAGGCCCGGAGGAGAAGTTCGACTTCCCTCTGCTGTCCTCCTGGGAGTACGGCTGGAGACTGG GTGACTACGACCGAGACTACAGGTCCCCTGCGAACGGACGCTCGGGAATTGTACGCGGAACATTTTACGCCAGGAATGGAATCTTTCATATTCCATCTCCAACTGATCACCTGGGGTAG
- the LOC133109581 gene encoding deoxyribonuclease gamma-like: MATSALLLVLCFHGALSLKICSFNIQTFGANKIAKPEVLDVILRCIARCDITLVMEIKDSKERAFPKLVTHLNRMSSRKTEEYSYVISERLGKNSYKEQYGFIYRHRLVSVKATYQYPDMQSGDEDVFSREPFVVWFQSHQAAIKDFVIIPIHTTPDTAVREIDELYDVYQDVKQQWTTAASFVIMGDFNAACGYVPKKSWGDIRLRSDSSFRWLIGDRIDTTVKQTTDCAYDRIVLRGESLIQAVSPGSVEVFDFKAAYGLTETQALAVSDHFPVAFSVPPQRGKSGRRY, encoded by the exons ATGGCCACCTCCGCACTGCTGCTGGTGCTGTGCTTCCATGGGGCATTATCACTGAAAATATGCTCGTTCAACATACAGACCTTCGGCGCGAACAAGATTGCAAAGCCAGAGGTCCTGGATGTGATACTCAGG TGCATTGCacgctgtgacatcacactggTGATGGAAATTAAAGATTCCAAAGAACGTGCCTTCCCAAAGCTGGTGACACACCTGAACAG GATGTCCAGTCGCAAGACCGAGGAGTACAGCTATGTCATCAGTGAGAGGCTGGGGAAAAATTCATATAAAGAGCAATATGGCTTTATCTACAG GCACAGACTGGTGTCTGTGAAGGCCACGTATCAGTACCCAGACATGCAAAGCGGAGATGAAGACGTGTTCTCCCGTGAGCCTTTCGTGGTTTGGTTTCAGTCTCACCAAGCAG CCATTAAGGACTTTGTAATAATTCCCATACACACCACCCCAGACACAGCAGTGCGGGAGATTGACGAGCTCTACGATGTTTACCAGGACGTTAAACAGCAATGGACCACTGCAGCG AGCTTCGTCATtatgggcgacttcaacgcagCGTGCGGTTACGTCCCGAAGAAGAGCTGGGGCGACATCCGCCTGAGGTCAGACAGCAGCTTCCGGTGGCTGATCGGCGACCGCATAGACACCACGGTCAAGCAGACGACCGACTGCGCCTACGACAG GATTGTTCTGCGTGGCGAGAGTTTGATCCAGGCAGTCTCCCCAGGGTCAGTGGAGGTGTTCGACTTCAAAGCAGCATATGGACTCACAGAGACCCAG GCCCTGGCGGTGAGCGATCATTTCCCAGTGGCCTTCTCTGTCCCCCCGCAGCGGGGAAAAAGCGGGAGGAGATATTGA
- the abhd6a gene encoding monoacylglycerol lipase ABHD6 — protein MDLELGNLFFIAGGTLVIPILAFVASFLLWPAALIRVYYWYWRRALGLQARFAECESYRFCYSTRGKMGTKPSVLMLHGFSTHKDMWLSVAKFLPKHVHLVCVDMPGHEGTSRTSAQDYSIDGQVLRIHQFVESIRLNKKPFHLVGTSMGGNVAGVYAARYPSDVSGLTLICPAGLKQPHESRFVKHLRALEKAQNIQNIPLIPSTSEEMDQMIKLVSHIRYKIPQQILQGLVDVRIPHNDFYREAFMEIVGENSRYSLHDNMHLITAPVQVIWGKQDQVVDVSGASVLEDALPACQVHLLDNCGHSVPVERPRKTATLIMDFLIAQQNVGNGSSKKMS, from the exons ATGGACCTGGAGTTGGGGAACCTGTTCTTCATTGCCGGAGGCACTTTGGTCATTCCTATCCTGGCCTTCGTGGCCTCCTTCCTGCTGTGGCCTGCTGCTCTGATCAGGGTGTATTACTG GTACTGGAGGAGGGCGCTGGGCCTGCAGGCTCGCTTTGCCGAGTGTGAGTCGTACCGCTTCTGCTACTCCACCAGAGGGAAGATGGGGACCAAACCGTCCGTTCTGATGCTGCACGGCTTCTCCACGCACAAGGACATGTGGCTGTCTGTGGCCAAG TTCCTGCCGAAACACGTCCATctggtgtgtgtggacatgcCGGGTCACGAGGGCACCTCGCGCACCAGCGCCCAGGACTACTCCATCGACGGACAGGTCCTCAGGATACACCAG tttgTGGAGAGTATCCGGCTGAATAAGAAGCCCTTCCACCTGGTGGGCACGTCCATGGGAGGGAACGTGGCTGGAGTGTACGCCGCGCGCTACCCCTCTGACGTCTCCGGACTGACGCTCATCTGCCCTGCAG GCCTGAAGCAGCCGCATGAAAGCAGGTTTGTGAAGCACCTGCGGGCCTTGGAGAAGGCCCAGAACATCCAGAACATTCCGCTCATACCGTCCACGTCAGAGGAGATGGACCAGATGATAAAGCTGGTCTCGCATATCCGCTACAAGATCCCCCAGCAG ATCCTTCAAGGACTCGTGGATGTTCGAATACCTCACAATGATTTCTATCGAGAAG CATTCATGGAGATAGTGGGGGAGAACTCGAGATATTCCCTGCATGACAATATGCACCTGATCACAGCCCCTGTGCAAGTCATTTGGGGAAAACAGGACCAG GTGGTGGATGTTTCCGGAGCCTCGGTCTTAGAAGATGCCCTGCCTGCGTGTCAGGTGCACCTTCTGGACAACTGCGGTCACTCTGTGCCCGTGGAACGGCCTCGCAAGACCGCCACACTCATCATGGACTTTCTCATCGCCCAGCAAAACGTGGGGAACGGCAGCAGCAAGAAGATGTCCTGA
- the rpp14 gene encoding ribonuclease P protein subunit p14: MSQPALYERLVFKNASVYHYLKICLILDNDDRKINAVYFKQMIISALRDLYGEIGAAFPFDVLKFEEDTLTAVLRVYNSGLVKLWTALTLLGSYQSEPCAVHVTQVSPFLLALSGNSRELELD; encoded by the exons ATGTCGCAGCCTGCCCTTTATGAACGACTGGTGTTCAAAAATGCATCAGTTTACCACTATCTGAAGATATGCTT aataTTGGACAATGATGACAGGAAGATCAACGCAGTTTATTTCAAGCAAATGATCATCTCTGCACTTAGGGATTTATATGGAGAG ATTGGAGCTGCATTTCCGTTCGACGTTTTAAAATTCGAAGAAGATACACTAACGGCGGTGCTTCGGGTGTACAACAG TGGCTTGGTGAAGCTGTGGACCGCCCTGACGCTGCTGGGATCCTACCAGAGTGAACCATGTGCTGTCCACGTCACACAG GTTTCACCCTTTCTTTTGGCTTTATCTGGAAACAGCAGAGAACTGGAGCTGGACTGA